In a single window of the Micromonospora inositola genome:
- a CDS encoding low temperature requirement protein A — MTTSGARFLRMPEESRRANFLELFFDLVFVVALAQLSQGLLEDLRWSGAFETLVLLLAMWWVWSITAWVTDLYDPQQPEIQLLVTATMLGSLVMVVALPDAFGGRGLVFAGMYVAIHVGRQLFLVLALRGHELQGRSIRALSWFGVSAVPWIAGALVPDTRRAVLWTLAVAVDYTGAALRYSTPGLRRSPISRFPIVAEHLAERYQQVFIIALGELILVTTMTLAGTGFAADRTAAFVVSFVGTALFWRIYIRRAGELLPAAIEAARNPDRVALTAAAAHLIMLAGIVTTAVGDKLVIAHPLEHTPPAWVAVILGGPALFLVGRAGFEYATFARVSRPRWIGVLALAALAPPMLLVPPLVTAIAAIAVLAGIAVADATRARGRPPEPASPPG, encoded by the coding sequence ATGACGACGAGCGGGGCCCGGTTCCTGCGGATGCCCGAGGAGTCGAGGCGGGCGAACTTCCTGGAGCTGTTCTTCGACCTGGTGTTCGTCGTCGCGCTCGCCCAGCTCTCCCAAGGGCTGCTCGAGGATCTCAGGTGGAGCGGCGCCTTCGAGACGCTGGTGCTGCTGTTGGCCATGTGGTGGGTGTGGAGCATCACGGCGTGGGTCACCGACCTGTACGACCCGCAACAGCCGGAAATTCAGCTGCTGGTCACCGCGACCATGCTCGGCAGCCTGGTGATGGTGGTCGCGCTGCCCGACGCGTTCGGCGGGCGAGGTCTGGTCTTCGCTGGCATGTACGTCGCTATCCATGTCGGCCGCCAGCTCTTCCTGGTCCTCGCCCTGCGTGGCCACGAGTTGCAGGGCAGAAGCATCCGGGCGCTGTCCTGGTTCGGTGTCTCGGCGGTGCCGTGGATCGCGGGTGCACTCGTGCCCGATACGCGGCGCGCGGTCCTGTGGACGCTGGCGGTTGCGGTGGACTACACGGGCGCCGCCCTCCGCTACTCGACCCCGGGGCTGCGTCGCTCGCCCATATCGCGGTTTCCGATTGTGGCTGAGCACCTGGCCGAGCGGTACCAGCAAGTTTTCATCATTGCGCTCGGCGAGCTGATCCTGGTCACCACGATGACCCTCGCTGGCACCGGCTTCGCTGCCGATCGGACGGCGGCGTTCGTGGTGTCGTTCGTCGGCACGGCCCTGTTCTGGCGGATCTACATCCGTCGGGCCGGGGAACTGTTGCCCGCCGCCATCGAAGCGGCCCGCAATCCGGACCGCGTTGCCCTAACGGCGGCGGCCGCTCACCTGATCATGCTGGCCGGCATCGTCACCACCGCCGTCGGCGACAAACTCGTCATCGCCCATCCACTCGAACACACCCCACCAGCCTGGGTCGCCGTCATCCTCGGCGGACCCGCGCTGTTCCTGGTCGGTCGAGCCGGCTTCGAATACGCCACCTTCGCCCGTGTGTCCCGGCCTCGGTGGATCGGCGTCCTCGCGCTGGCCGCCCTGGCACCGCCGATGCTCCTCGTGCCGCCGCTGGTGACCGCCATCGCCGCTATCGCAGTCCTCGCCGGGATCGCCGTTGCTGACGCGACACGCGCCCGCGGCCGCCCACCCGAGCCGGCGTCACCACCCGGCTAG
- a CDS encoding glycoside hydrolase family 15 protein, protein MNSYPAVEAHGLIGDLQTAALVAMDGTLDWFCAPRFDSPSLFGGLLDRRKGGHFQVLPEGVEYVSKQLYLPGTAILITRFLSADGVGELVDFMPVAGDEATDRHRLVRMLRMVRGTMRFRIDCQPRFNYGRDPHELDSYPEGHVFRSPSLSLAVSTVRYPERPPDEQEMRPTGEGGLRAIATLREGEAGAVVMETGVSPDRPRFYTPGEVQELLEQTRGFWRRWLARSRYIGRWREMVERSAITLKLLTYAPTGALIAAPTVGLPEQIGGERNWDYRYTWIRDASITVHALLCLGFTDEAWRYMDWLNDRVQEVEDRQASLQIMYRVDGSPDLSEETLDHLEGYRGSAPVRVGNGAANQLQLDIYGEALNALHEADSHGLQIYRHGWLSTVRMMDWLCEHWDRPEDGIWETRGGRQDFTYGRLMSWVALDRAVRLAHRRGLPADTDRWVRTRNQIYEQIMTRGFHPGRRAFVQHYATDILDAALLTMPAVGIIAPTDPMWQSTLRAMDAELVRDSLVYRYDPNASPDGLPGQESTFTMCTFWYVNALAQSGRLDDATLAFEKMLTYSSPLGLYSEEIAPTGEQTGNFPQAFSHLSLIGTAVELDRLLDARA, encoded by the coding sequence GTGAACTCGTACCCTGCGGTGGAGGCCCACGGCTTGATCGGTGATCTGCAGACCGCGGCGCTGGTGGCGATGGATGGGACGCTGGACTGGTTCTGCGCCCCTCGGTTCGACTCGCCGAGCCTGTTCGGGGGCCTGCTCGATCGGCGCAAGGGTGGGCACTTCCAGGTGTTGCCGGAGGGCGTCGAGTACGTGAGCAAGCAGTTGTACCTGCCGGGCACGGCGATCCTGATCACCCGGTTTCTCAGCGCGGACGGCGTGGGTGAGCTCGTGGATTTCATGCCCGTCGCGGGGGATGAGGCGACCGACCGCCACCGCCTGGTGCGGATGCTGCGGATGGTCCGAGGCACGATGCGGTTCCGGATCGACTGCCAACCCCGCTTCAACTACGGGCGGGATCCGCACGAGCTCGATAGCTACCCCGAGGGGCACGTCTTCCGCAGCCCTTCACTCTCCCTCGCCGTGAGCACCGTTCGATACCCCGAACGCCCGCCCGACGAGCAGGAAATGCGGCCTACCGGGGAGGGCGGCTTGCGGGCGATCGCCACGCTGCGGGAGGGCGAGGCCGGGGCTGTGGTTATGGAAACAGGAGTGTCACCTGACCGGCCGCGTTTTTACACACCGGGCGAGGTGCAGGAGTTGCTAGAGCAGACCCGTGGCTTCTGGCGGCGTTGGCTGGCCCGCTCCCGCTACATCGGCCGGTGGCGGGAGATGGTTGAGCGGTCGGCGATCACGCTCAAGCTCCTGACGTACGCGCCGACCGGCGCGTTGATCGCCGCCCCCACCGTCGGGCTGCCGGAGCAGATCGGCGGGGAGCGCAACTGGGACTACCGCTACACCTGGATCCGCGACGCGTCGATCACCGTGCACGCCCTGCTCTGCCTGGGCTTCACCGACGAAGCGTGGCGGTACATGGACTGGCTCAACGATCGAGTCCAGGAAGTCGAGGACCGGCAGGCGTCGCTGCAGATCATGTACCGCGTCGACGGCTCACCCGATCTCAGCGAGGAGACGCTCGACCACCTCGAGGGTTACCGTGGGTCAGCGCCCGTGCGGGTGGGCAACGGCGCGGCGAACCAGCTGCAACTGGACATCTACGGCGAGGCACTCAACGCCCTTCACGAGGCTGACAGCCATGGTCTGCAGATCTATCGCCACGGGTGGCTGAGCACCGTACGCATGATGGACTGGCTCTGCGAGCACTGGGACCGGCCCGAAGACGGGATCTGGGAAACCCGTGGCGGCCGCCAGGACTTCACCTACGGGCGCCTGATGTCCTGGGTGGCCCTCGACCGGGCTGTCCGCCTCGCTCATCGACGCGGACTACCGGCCGACACCGACCGGTGGGTGCGTACCCGGAACCAGATCTACGAACAGATCATGACGCGCGGGTTCCACCCCGGCCGGCGTGCCTTCGTGCAGCATTACGCGACCGACATCCTGGACGCGGCACTGCTCACCATGCCTGCCGTCGGAATCATCGCGCCCACGGACCCCATGTGGCAGTCAACGCTGCGAGCCATGGACGCAGAACTCGTCCGCGACAGCCTGGTCTACCGGTACGACCCGAACGCCTCACCCGACGGCCTCCCCGGCCAGGAGAGCACCTTCACCATGTGCACCTTCTGGTACGTCAATGCCCTGGCACAGTCCGGACGTCTCGACGACGCCACGCTGGCCTTCGAAAAGATGCTCACCTACAGCAGCCCTCTCGGCCTCTACTCGGAGGAAATCGCCCCCACCGGCGAGCAGACCGGCAACTTCCCGCAGGCGTTCAGCCACCTCTCCCTGATCGGCACGGCCGTGGAGCTCGACCGGCTGCTCGACGCCCGGGCTTGA